The following nucleotide sequence is from Pseudomonas putida S13.1.2.
GAACAGGCGCGCTTCCTTGCCGGGGTAATAGCGGTAATTGAATTCGGTGATCTGCCGCTTGCCCAGCGCCTGGCAGAAGGCGCGGAAGCTACCCGGCTGCTCCGGGATGGTCACGGCAATGATCGCCTCGCGCTGCTCGCCCAATTCAGCCCGCTCGGCCACATGCCGCAGGCGGTCGAAATTGACGTTCGCCCCGGAATCAATGGCCACCAGGGTCTGCCCCTGCACGCCATCACGTGCCACGTACTTCTTGATCCCGGCCACGGCCAGGGCACCGGACGGCTCGGTGATAGAGCGGGTATCGTCGTAGATGTCCTTGATCGCCGCGCACAGCTCGTCACTGCTGACGGTAACCACCTCGTCGACAAAATGCCGGCACAGCTCGAAGCAGTGGGCACCGATCTGCGCTACCGCCACACCGTCGGCAAAGGTGCCGACCTGCGGCAGGATCACCCGCTCGCCGGCGGCCATGGCGGCCTGCAGGCAGTTGGAGTCCTCCGGCTCGACGCCAATCACCCTCACCTCCGGGCGCAGGTACTTCACGTAGGCGGCGATACCGGCGATCAGCCCGCCACCGCCCACCGGTACAAAAATGGCGTCCAGCGCGCCAGGGCGCTGGCGCAGGATTTCCATGGCCACGGTACCCTGCCCGGCGATTACGTCCGGGTCATCGAAGGGCGGCACAAAGGTGGCCCCTTCGCTGTCGGCCAGCTTCAGCGCGTGGGCCAGGGCGTGCGGGAAGCTCTCACCGTGCAGCACCACATGCCCGCCGCGCGAACGCACCCCTTCCACCTTCAGTGACGGCGTGGTGGTCGGCATGACGATGGTGGCCTTAAGGCCCAGGTGCGACGCCGCCAGGGCCACGCCCTGGGCATGGTTGCCCGCCGAGGCGGTGATCACCCCGCGCTCGCGTTGCACAGCACTGAGGCGTGACAGACGTGTATAGGCGCCGCGGATCTTGAACGAGAAGGTAGGTTGCAGGTCTTCGCGCTTGAGCAGCACCTGGTTACCCAGGCTGGCAGACAGGGCAGGCGCGGCTTGCAGTGGGGTTTCGATGGCCAGGTCGTACACCGGCGCGGCCAGAATGCGCCGCACCTGCTCCGACAGCAGTTGCTGGGGGGTGACGGTAGTACGAGGGACGCTGAAACTGGTCATCAATGACTCCTTGGCTGTTTTTACGTTGCCCAGGAGTCAGAAAGAAAAAACCCGCCTCCAGGGCGGGTCAGGTGCACGTACGCGCTAGCCCGCCAAGCTGATAATGGCGGTAATAATAATGGCGTTCACATGCGGGAATGTATTCATGGGGTAGGAACTTAGCCGGTAGTGCAGCACAAAGTCAACACTTGGCCTGCTGCGCCGAAAGCGGCACATCGAACACCTTGTCGAAGCCCCACTGGAAGGCAAAGGCGTAAACGAAGAAGAACACGAACAGCGCCAGGTTGGTCAGCAGCGCCGCCCACAGGCTCACATCCAGCCAGTACGCCACCAATGGCAGCAGGATCACCACCAACCCGCCCTCGAAGCCCAAGGCGTGCAGCAAACGCCGCATGAATGTGCGCTCACGCTGGCGCTGGCGCGCTTCCCAGCGCTCGAACACCCAGTTGTAGCCCATGTTCCAGCTCATCGCGATGCCCGACATCAGCACCGACAACACCGCCGATTGCGCCATGCCGGCACCGAACGCCAGCTCCAGCGCGGGCGCCACGCAGGCGACGGCGATGGCTTCGTAGAGAATGGCCTGGACGATCTTGCGGGCCTTGCCTTGCATGTTCAGCTCCCTGGGTAAACGATCTGTAAAACTACAAGATGCGGCCAACAAGAAAAAGCCCGAAGTTTGGGCAACAACGCGATTGCCTGAAAAACATCACGTGCTGGGCACTACCCGGCAGGCAAGCGAATCCTGAACTGCGCCCCACCCAGCGCCGACTGCGCGACCGTCAGGGTGCCGCCCTGCCCTTCAATCGCCCGCCGGCTGATCGCCAGGCCCAGGCCGAACCCACCGGTGTTGCGGTCGCGGCTGCGATCCAGCCGGTAGAACGGCTGGAAAATCCGCTCCCGCTCCTCCACCGGTATGCCGATCCCGTCATCCTCAACCGTCAGCAGACAGGCGCCATCGTCCTCCAGACGCAAGCGCAGCAGCAGGCTTTCATCGCAATAGCGCATGGCATTGCGCACCAGGTTCTGCACCGCCCGCGCCGTCAGCCGTGGGTCCAGCACAAACCGGGGCAAATTGCCCTCGGCCCGTACTTCCCACTGGATACCCCGGCCATCAAGCTCTTCGGCAAAACCACCGAGTACGCTGTCGACCAGTTCCAGCAGCGACACCTCGACCCGCTCGCGGGCGTGGTCGGCGTTGTACAGGCGGCTGTAGGACAGCAGTTCGAGCACCAGCTCATCCAGCTCGCGCACATGCCCCACCAGTTCCAGCAGGCGCTTGCGACTGGCCGGCGGCACTTCGTCGAACAGCAGCACCAGGCCGAAGTCCAGGCGGGTCAACGGTGTACGCAGCTCATGGGACACCGCATTGAGCAGCTCGCGCTGCTG
It contains:
- the ilvA gene encoding threonine ammonia-lyase, biosynthetic produces the protein MTSFSVPRTTVTPQQLLSEQVRRILAAPVYDLAIETPLQAAPALSASLGNQVLLKREDLQPTFSFKIRGAYTRLSRLSAVQRERGVITASAGNHAQGVALAASHLGLKATIVMPTTTPSLKVEGVRSRGGHVVLHGESFPHALAHALKLADSEGATFVPPFDDPDVIAGQGTVAMEILRQRPGALDAIFVPVGGGGLIAGIAAYVKYLRPEVRVIGVEPEDSNCLQAAMAAGERVILPQVGTFADGVAVAQIGAHCFELCRHFVDEVVTVSSDELCAAIKDIYDDTRSITEPSGALAVAGIKKYVARDGVQGQTLVAIDSGANVNFDRLRHVAERAELGEQREAIIAVTIPEQPGSFRAFCQALGKRQITEFNYRYYPGKEARLFVGVQTHPVHDPRDQLLANLREQGYSVLDLTDNELAKLHVRHTVGGHAAPGADERVLRFEFPERPGALLGFLERLGKRWNISLFHYRNHGAAEARVFAALEVPADESAGLPLALDEMGYRYWDETHNPAYKLFLG
- a CDS encoding PACE efflux transporter, coding for MQGKARKIVQAILYEAIAVACVAPALELAFGAGMAQSAVLSVLMSGIAMSWNMGYNWVFERWEARQRQRERTFMRRLLHALGFEGGLVVILLPLVAYWLDVSLWAALLTNLALFVFFFVYAFAFQWGFDKVFDVPLSAQQAKC
- a CDS encoding ATP-binding protein, which encodes MLKILVRLYLVIIVAYAGALLFIPDTIVGLFQERFMAYNLDQAKGVQSLIVRQFHQAPREQWPAVEQDLASAFAPLEVKLLRMDQAELSADEQARLEHGQYAVRIAEWGYYETVLAPLDKHWLVRLHAPPDPLDINVLSWGVTVLIGAAMLGCLLLWVWPHWRDLERLKETARRLGQGQMAERTHISPHSNIGELAGVFDTMASDLERHVNQQRELLNAVSHELRTPLTRLDFGLVLLFDEVPPASRKRLLELVGHVRELDELVLELLSYSRLYNADHARERVEVSLLELVDSVLGGFAEELDGRGIQWEVRAEGNLPRFVLDPRLTARAVQNLVRNAMRYCDESLLLRLRLEDDGACLLTVEDDGIGIPVEERERIFQPFYRLDRSRDRNTGGFGLGLAISRRAIEGQGGTLTVAQSALGGAQFRIRLPAG